A window of the Brassica oleracea var. oleracea cultivar TO1000 chromosome C1, BOL, whole genome shotgun sequence genome harbors these coding sequences:
- the LOC106312213 gene encoding uncharacterized protein LOC106312213, translating into MASASSLLRWNPPFTHTRRLQNRTTLFCSKPPQRESILFRFQIAVKYKQSDSGPCQNPFDRIKKTLDSLKKPAVAAVLLGLLLFYDPNSALAASGGRIGGNSFSSRRSSSSSSSSYSVPRTLDQSSSTRYSAPYYGPSPFSGGLYVGPAVGFGFGFGGGFSSFSPILVGLAAFIVVSGFLSDRRSQGSTLTATQKTSVIKLQVGLLGLGRTLQQDFNRLAENADTSTSEGLAYVLTEATLALLRHPDYCISCYSSVDVRRSIEDGEKRFNLLSIEERGKFDEETLVNVNSIKRQSSKIRTASGFSNEYIVVTILVAAEGTHKLQPINGTADMKEALQKIGSIPRNKIMAVEVLWTPQNEKDTLSERELLEDYPLLRPL; encoded by the exons ATGGCGTCTGCCTCTTCCTTGCTTAGATGGAATCCGCCTTTCACACACACGCGACGGCTTCAGAATCGCACGACTCTATTCTGCTCAAAACCACCACAACGCGAATCAATTTTGTTCCGTTTCCAAATCGCCGTCAAATACAAACAATCCGATTCGGGTCCTTGTCAGAATCCGTTTGACCGAATCAAGAAAACGTTAGATTCTCTGAAGAAACCCGCTGTAGCGGCGGTTTTGCTGGGGCTGCTTTTGTTTTATGATCCTAATTCGGCCTTGGCTGCGTCCGGTGGAAGAATCGGCGGTAACTCCTTCTCGTCACGAAGAAGTTCTTCTTCTTCTTCTTCTTCTTATTCTGTGCCGAGAACATTGGATCAGAGTAGTAGTACGAGGTACTCGGCTCCGTACTATGGACCGTCTCCGTTCAGTGGAGGACTCTATGTTGGCCCTGCGGTTGGATTTGGATTTGGATTCGGAGGTGGGTTTTCGAGCTTCTCTCCGATTCTGGTTGGTCTTGCAGCCTTTATTGTGGTTTCTGGATTCCTGTCAGACCGCCGTTCACAGGGTTCCACTTTAACCGCTACTCAGAAAACTAGCGTCATTAAACTACAG GTGGGTTTGCTTGGTTTGGGGAGGACCCTACAACAAGATTTCAATCGTCTTGCTGAAAATGCTGATACTTCCACATCGGAGGGTCTCGCCTATGTTTTAACCG AGGCAACATTAGCTTTGCTGAGGCACCCGGACTATTGCATCTCTTGTTATTCATCA GTTGATGTGAGACGGAGTATAGAAGACGGAGAGAAACGATTTAATCTACTCTCCATTGAAGAACGGGGGAAATTCGATGAGGAGACGCTTGTTAACGTGAACAGCATTAAGAGACAAAGCTCAAAGATTCGGACAGCTAGCGGTTTCAGCAATGAATATATTGTG GTAACCATCTTGGTAGCTGCAGAGGGTACACATAAACTCCAGCCAATAAATGGAACTGCGGATATGAAGGAAGCCTTGCAGAAAATTGGGTCGATACCTAGAAACAAAATAATG GCAGTAGAAGTACTGTGGACACCCCAGAATGAGAAGGACACTTTGTCAGAAAGGGAGCTACTTGAAGATTACCCACTCTTGAGGCCTTTGTAA